A stretch of the Argentina anserina chromosome 6, drPotAnse1.1, whole genome shotgun sequence genome encodes the following:
- the LOC126798462 gene encoding heterogeneous nuclear ribonucleoprotein 1, whose protein sequence is MEDFSEQSRFDENQIGYDGEEQFQQPQEQQFDSGREFEGNHNSNVDSEGNEFRDSSFSNRADAAAGKLFVGGVSWETSEETFTNYFGQYGEIADSVIMLDKHTGRPRGFGFVTFADPVAADAVLEEEHVIDGRVVEVKRTVPREDMGYKAGSKRKKIFVGGIPTSLSDEELGEYFSIFGTIVEHQIMVDHKTGRSRGFGFVTFENEDALDKVFSEGKIHELGGKQVEIKRAEPKRPGGDFSGSAARSYGGSGGAAAGYSGYNSGGRFSGKMGRGYGGPGGYGAAYGNYNNYAGNYAANYAGFYGGYGGYGYGFGYGGPMYGNAGYGVSGYGMPGGYGTPTGYGGAKGYGSGSAGRGQGRGRGRGGSSYDAGRGYDRSGDSTTGRYHPYQN, encoded by the exons ATGGAAGATTTCTCGGAGCAGAGTCGATTCGATGAGAACCAAATCGGGTATGATGGGGAGGAGCAATTTCAACAGCCCCAGGAGCAGCAATTTGATTCTGGGCGTGAGTTTGAGGGCAATCATAACAGCAACGTTGATAGTGAGGGCAATGAGTTTAGGGATTCCTCCTTCAGTAATCGTGCCGACGCCGCCGCAGG GAAACTATTTGTAGGAGGCGTCTCGTGGGAGACCAGTGAAG AAACCTTTACCAATTACTTCGGCCAATATGGAGAAATAGCAGATTCTGTTATAATGTTAGACAAACATACTGGGAGACCAAGGGGGTTTGGATTTGTAACATTTGCTGATCCAGTGGCTGCTGATGCAGTTTTAGAGGAAGAGCATGTCATAGATGGCAGAGTG GTGGAGGTGAAGAGGACTGTTCCCAGGGAGGATATGGGATATAAGGCGGgatcaaaaagaaagaaaatttttGTCGGTGGGATACCAACGTCTTTATCTGATG AGGAATTGGGGGAATATTTTTCTATATTTGGTACCATTGTTGAGCACCAGATTATGGTAGATCATAAAACTGGGAGGTCCCGAGGATTTGGATTTGTCACATTTGAGAATGAAGATGCTCTTGACAAGGTATTTTCAGAAGGAAAAATACATGAACTTGGAGGCAAACAG GTGGAAATAAAAAGGGCTGAACCTAAAAGGCCTGGAGGTGATTTCAGTGGTAGTGCTGCAAGGTCGTATGGTGGCTCAGGTGGTGCTGCAgctggatatagtggatataaTTCTGGAGGTCGTTTCAGCGGAAAAATGGGCAGGGGCTATGGTGGACCTGGTGGTTATGGTGCTGCCTATGGGAATTACAACAATTATGCTGGAAATTATGCTGCAAATTATGCAGGTTTCTATGGTGGCTATGGTGGATATGGATATGGTTTTGGGTATGGTGGACCCATGTATGGCAATGCCGGGTATGGAGTGAGTGGTTATGGCATGCCTGGTGGTTATGGCACCCCTACAGGTTATGGTGGTGCTAAAGGGTATGGAAGTGGCTCTGCTGGTCGGGGTCAAGGTAGGGGTCGAGGTCGTGGTGGTAGCAGTTACGATGCTGGTAGAGGGTATGATAGGAGTGGTGATTCTACGACTGGAAGATATCATCCGTACCAAAATTGA
- the LOC126800642 gene encoding protein MAIN-LIKE 2-like isoform X1 encodes MFPFADLGLFILVAQMESHADPGPIDNSLLYDQDNHVSSSIWDGQERGVLRCHEHTSMLEHWKLTPKQIELVEKAGFGYFRSIPTIMLDNSLISALVERWRRETNTFHLPVGEMTMSLEDAALILGLPVDGNPVIGPTVRTPSIVCEQLLGKVPKDLNGGMLKLNWLRECFSKCPDDASAEETARHTRAYLLYLVGCTIFSTTTGNKVSVSFLTLFESFDEAGRFAWGAAALAFLYRALGNASLKSQGTISGSLTLLQCWSYYHLNVGQPKFNEEQNQGRFPLALRWKGRSSGTRSKTNIVAYRKALDSLQYYDVRWYPYRDLESTTIPEDINSSRILRTSKTMLICFGKAERHLPDRCLRQFGMLQPIPEHPQKWERKIPALDQGLDFSNEMEVELNGKNEKIRSEIREWLERGFYIVEDEEGVDESEYLEWYKKITRRYVGRPESLESEFQRMVSAMREIENIADSLPMAEMGSQDGKLLAEVKSTLQTCFNDVVGNPKRGRTKNAVKRKREGG; translated from the exons ATGTTTCCTTTTGCTGATTTAGGATTGTTCATATTAGTGGCACAAATGGAATCACATGCAGATCCTGGACCAATAGATAATTCTTTACTTTACGATCAAGACAATCATGTCAGTTCGTCTATTTGGGATGGACAG GAGCGTGGTGTGCTTAGATGTCATGAACACACTTCAATGCTTGAACATTGGAAACTCACACCTAAACAAATTGAGTTGGTGGAGAAGGCCGGATTTGGTTACTTCAGATCTATTCCGACAATTATGCTTGACAATTCACTCATTTCGGCCCTTGTTGAGAGGTGGCGAAGAGAAACAAATACATTTCATTTGCCTGTTGGAGAAATGACTATGTCACTTGAAGATGCTGCACTTATACTTGGGCTACCAGTGGATGGAAATCCTGTTATAGGCCCTACCGTGAGGACACCCAGCATAGTGTGTGAACAGTTACTGGGAAAAGTTCCAAAGGACTTAAATGGGGGAATGTTGAAGCTAAATTGGTTGAGAGAGTGCTTTTCCAAATGTCCTGATGATGCATCGGCTGAAGAGACCGCACGCCATACACGTGCTTACCTCCTATATCTTGTGGGCTGTACAATATTTTCCACAACTACTGGGAATAAAGTCTCTGTTTCATTTCTCACactatttgaaagttttgatgAAGCTGGAAGATTTGCTTGGGGTGCGGCAGCATTGGCATTCCTCTACAGAGCTCTTGGTAACGCCTCCCTCAAGTCTCAAGGCACAATTAGTGGCTCTTTGACACTACTGCAG TGTTGGAGTTATTATCACCTGAATGTTGGCCAACCAAAGTTCAATGAAGAGCAAAACCAGGGTCGTTTTCCATTGGCTCTTAGGTGGAAAGGACGATCTAGTGGAACAAGATCAAAGACTAACATAGTTGCCTATCGCAAGGCCCTGGATTCCCTTCAGTACTATGAT GTAAGGTGGTATCCTTACAGAGATTTGGAATCGACAACTATACCGGAAGATATAAACAGCAGTCGGATTTTACGGACGTCAAAAACTATGTTGATATGCTTTGGTAAGGCAGAAAGGCACCTCCCTGATCGTTGCCTTAGGCAGTTTGGCATGCTTCAACCTATACCGGAGCATCCTCAGAAATGGGAGAGGAAGATTCCTGCTCTTGATCAGGGATTAGACTTTTCAAATGAGATGGAGGTCGAACTGAATgggaaaaatgagaaaatacgCTCAGAGATCAGGGAGTGGTTAGAACGTGGTTTCTATATCGTGGAAGACGAGGAAGGCGTGGATGAAAGCGAGTACTTGGAGTGGTATAAGAAAATTACTCGTAGATATGTTGGGAGGCCTGAATCTTTAGAATCTGAGTTCCAGAGAATG GTTAGTGCTATGAGAGAAATAGAAAACATAGCTGATTCTTTACCAATGGCAGAGATGGGTTCCCAAGATGGGAAGTTGCTTGCTGAAGTCAAGAGCACATTGCAAACATGTTTCAATGATGTCGTTGGAAATCCAAAAAGGGGTAGGACTAAGAATGCTGTAAAACGTAAGAGGGAGGGCGGATGA
- the LOC126800642 gene encoding protein MAIN-LIKE 2-like isoform X2, whose translation MESHADPGPIDNSLLYDQDNHVSSSIWDGQERGVLRCHEHTSMLEHWKLTPKQIELVEKAGFGYFRSIPTIMLDNSLISALVERWRRETNTFHLPVGEMTMSLEDAALILGLPVDGNPVIGPTVRTPSIVCEQLLGKVPKDLNGGMLKLNWLRECFSKCPDDASAEETARHTRAYLLYLVGCTIFSTTTGNKVSVSFLTLFESFDEAGRFAWGAAALAFLYRALGNASLKSQGTISGSLTLLQCWSYYHLNVGQPKFNEEQNQGRFPLALRWKGRSSGTRSKTNIVAYRKALDSLQYYDVRWYPYRDLESTTIPEDINSSRILRTSKTMLICFGKAERHLPDRCLRQFGMLQPIPEHPQKWERKIPALDQGLDFSNEMEVELNGKNEKIRSEIREWLERGFYIVEDEEGVDESEYLEWYKKITRRYVGRPESLESEFQRMVSAMREIENIADSLPMAEMGSQDGKLLAEVKSTLQTCFNDVVGNPKRGRTKNAVKRKREGG comes from the exons ATGGAATCACATGCAGATCCTGGACCAATAGATAATTCTTTACTTTACGATCAAGACAATCATGTCAGTTCGTCTATTTGGGATGGACAG GAGCGTGGTGTGCTTAGATGTCATGAACACACTTCAATGCTTGAACATTGGAAACTCACACCTAAACAAATTGAGTTGGTGGAGAAGGCCGGATTTGGTTACTTCAGATCTATTCCGACAATTATGCTTGACAATTCACTCATTTCGGCCCTTGTTGAGAGGTGGCGAAGAGAAACAAATACATTTCATTTGCCTGTTGGAGAAATGACTATGTCACTTGAAGATGCTGCACTTATACTTGGGCTACCAGTGGATGGAAATCCTGTTATAGGCCCTACCGTGAGGACACCCAGCATAGTGTGTGAACAGTTACTGGGAAAAGTTCCAAAGGACTTAAATGGGGGAATGTTGAAGCTAAATTGGTTGAGAGAGTGCTTTTCCAAATGTCCTGATGATGCATCGGCTGAAGAGACCGCACGCCATACACGTGCTTACCTCCTATATCTTGTGGGCTGTACAATATTTTCCACAACTACTGGGAATAAAGTCTCTGTTTCATTTCTCACactatttgaaagttttgatgAAGCTGGAAGATTTGCTTGGGGTGCGGCAGCATTGGCATTCCTCTACAGAGCTCTTGGTAACGCCTCCCTCAAGTCTCAAGGCACAATTAGTGGCTCTTTGACACTACTGCAG TGTTGGAGTTATTATCACCTGAATGTTGGCCAACCAAAGTTCAATGAAGAGCAAAACCAGGGTCGTTTTCCATTGGCTCTTAGGTGGAAAGGACGATCTAGTGGAACAAGATCAAAGACTAACATAGTTGCCTATCGCAAGGCCCTGGATTCCCTTCAGTACTATGAT GTAAGGTGGTATCCTTACAGAGATTTGGAATCGACAACTATACCGGAAGATATAAACAGCAGTCGGATTTTACGGACGTCAAAAACTATGTTGATATGCTTTGGTAAGGCAGAAAGGCACCTCCCTGATCGTTGCCTTAGGCAGTTTGGCATGCTTCAACCTATACCGGAGCATCCTCAGAAATGGGAGAGGAAGATTCCTGCTCTTGATCAGGGATTAGACTTTTCAAATGAGATGGAGGTCGAACTGAATgggaaaaatgagaaaatacgCTCAGAGATCAGGGAGTGGTTAGAACGTGGTTTCTATATCGTGGAAGACGAGGAAGGCGTGGATGAAAGCGAGTACTTGGAGTGGTATAAGAAAATTACTCGTAGATATGTTGGGAGGCCTGAATCTTTAGAATCTGAGTTCCAGAGAATG GTTAGTGCTATGAGAGAAATAGAAAACATAGCTGATTCTTTACCAATGGCAGAGATGGGTTCCCAAGATGGGAAGTTGCTTGCTGAAGTCAAGAGCACATTGCAAACATGTTTCAATGATGTCGTTGGAAATCCAAAAAGGGGTAGGACTAAGAATGCTGTAAAACGTAAGAGGGAGGGCGGATGA
- the LOC126797841 gene encoding nucleosome assembly protein 1;4, with the protein MSSNKGEFDMSDLGASLPAAAAALSAEDRAGLVNALKDKLQSLAGQHSDILETLSPTVRNRVDVLREMQSQHDELEKKFFEERAALEAKYQKLYEPLYTKRYEIVNGVTEVEGVQVESAVDQGGNATKEKGVPDFWLTAMKTHEVLSEEISERDEGALKYLKDIKWYRIDEPKGFKLEFFFDANPYFKNSVLTKTYHMIDDDEPILEKAIGTEIEWYPGKSLTQKILKKKPRKGSKNSKPITKTEDCESFFNFFNPPEIPDTDEGFDEETAEELQGQMEQDYDIGSTIRDKIIPHAVSWFTGEAVQDEFEDIEDDDDDVDENEDEDEEDEDEEDDDDDDEDDEEEEEEDKGRKKPSTGAKKSVKAQGAEGGERPPECKQQ; encoded by the exons ATGAGTAGCAACAAAGGCGAGTTCGACATGTCCGACCTCGGCGCCTCCCtccccgccgccgccgccg CTCTCAGTGCGGAGGATCGTGCTGGTCTTGTTAATGCTCTCAAG GATAAGCTTCAGAGCTTGGCTGGACAGCATTCCGACATATTGGAAACTTTGTCACCGACTGTCAGGAACCGAGTTGATGTGTTGAGAGAGATGCAG aGCCAACACGATGAGTTGGAAAAGAAGTTTTTTGAAGAGAGGGCTGCATTGGAAGCCAAATACCAGAAGCTCTATGAACCTCTTTATACAAAG AGATATGAAATTGTCAATGGTGTAACTGAAGTTGAAGGAGTTCAAGTTGAATCTGCAGTGGACCAAGGAGGCAACGCCACCAAAG AGAAAGGAGTGCCTGACTTCTGGCTCACGGCAATGAAGACCCATGAAGTTCTTTCTGAGGAG ATCTCAGAGCGTGATGAAGGGGCTCTGAAGTACCTCAAGGATATCAAGTGGTATAGGATAGACGAACCAAAAGGATTCAAGCTTGAGTTTTTCTTCGATGCCAATCCTTATTTCAAAAATTCTGTACTGACAAAAACGTATCACATGATTGATGACGATGAACCTATTTTGGAGAAGGCAATTGG GACCGAGATTGAATGGTATCCTGGAAAGAGCTTGACACAGAAGATCTTGAAGAAGAAGCCAAGAAAGGGGTCAAAGAATTCTAAACCCATAACCAAAACTGAAGACTGTGAAAGTTTCTTTAACTTCTTCAACCCTCCTGAGATCCCTGATACTGATGAGGGATTTGATGAGGAAACT GCCGAAGAACTTCAAGGTCAGATGGAGCAAGATTATGACATTGG TTCAACAATAAGAGATAAAATCATTCCACATGCAGTGTCATGGTTTACTGGGGAGGCTGTTCAGGATGAATTTGAAGATAtcgaagatgatgatgatgatgtagatgagaatgaagatgaagacgaggaggatgaagatgaagaagatgatgatgatgatgatgaggatgatgaagaagaggaagaggaagataaAGGAAGGAAAAAG CCATCTACCGGAGCTAAG AAATCTGTCAAAGCACAAGGAGCAGAAGGTGGCGAGCGTCCTCCAGAGTGCAAGCAGCAGTAG
- the LOC126799870 gene encoding transcription initiation factor TFIID subunit 7, translating into MEIELEDRSKLIVEKGLTAVFGRGNGFNTTDQTVSRRHVLFENTTQTEPRISFEVLGRNPIWVRTQKDGEVRVFRRSEKGDLAAGDRLCVSGKEPVWFLVRNVGVEDESKRVLESESELAEGLVNGFDWEGVDISGIDPVKEFGFVVIGHEFDQYPKQMIRDVKNWHWFLEEPRNESDDDVYEGKERIGGRRKRKKGVEDDNKEWTGDSEADEELVAKLRKVNKPKYSTRSKTHIPSQKKTKGGQSSNKKTAAVDDKGIKDEDEDDETLGGFIVGEDDLEEEEDEDPEGTDEFEEEEEFVEEDDDE; encoded by the exons ATGGAAATCGAACTGGAGGACCGGTCAAAGCTTATAGTCGAGAAAGGTCTAACGGCCGTGTTTGGAAGAGGAAATGGGTTCAACACCACCGACCAAACAGTGTCTCGCCGCCACGTTTTGTTTGAAAACACCACCCAAACAGAGCCCAGAATCTCATTCGAGGTTCTGGGGAGGAACCCCATCTGGGTCCGGACCCAGAAAGATGGGGAAGTCAGGGTTTTCAGAAGGTCGGAGAAGGGCGACCTGGCGGCCGGTGATCGGCTCTGTGTGTCTGGGAAGGAACCCGTTTGGTTTTTAGTGAGAAATGTCGGGGTTGAAGATGAATCCAAGAGGGTTTTGGAGAGTGAGAGTGAACTGGCTGAGGGTTTGGTAAATGGGTTTGATTGGGAAGGTGTTGATATTTCAGGCATTGACCCTGTTAAAG AGTTTGGCTTTGTTGTAATTGGGCATGAGTTTGATCAGTATCCCAAGCAAATGATTCGCGATGTAAAGAACTGGCACTGGTTTCTTGAGGAACCAAGAAATGAAAGCGACGATGATGTATACGAGGGGAAGGAAAGGATTGGTGGGAGGAGAAAGAGGAAAAAAGGCGTAGAAGATGATAATAAAGAATGGACAGGAGATAGTGAAGCTGACGAAGAGCTTGTTGCAAAACTTAGGAAGGTAAATAAGCCAAAATATTCTACAAGATCGAAGACCCATATTCCATctcagaagaaaacaaaaggtggCCAAAGTTCTAATAAGAAGACTGCTGCTGTGGATGACAAGGGCataaaagatgaagatgaagacgaTGAAACACTTGGAGGCTTCATTGTTGGCGAGGATGacttggaagaagaagaagacgaagaccCTGAAGGAACTGATGAAtttgaagaagaggaggagtttgttgaagaagatgatgatgaatga
- the LOC126798524 gene encoding glyoxylate/succinic semialdehyde reductase 2, chloroplastic: MSFLVKPSNCHHLSLTAMAMSSSFCPHIPNYLRSKPICSFSTKPLSLSVKAFSSQSSNASSTDELPARVGFLGLGIMGSPMALNLIKSGCDVTVWNRTKSKCDPLISLGAKYKPSPAEVAASCDVTFAMLADPESAVDVALGKDGAASGMSSGKGYVDVSTVDVETSKLISGHVKAAGALFLEAPVSGSKKPAEDGQLIFLTAGDKSLYEIAAPLLDVMGKSRFYLGEVGNGAAMKLVVNMIMGSMMASFSEGLVLTEKIGLDPKVLVEVISQGAISSPMYALKGPSMIQSLYPTAFPLKHQQKDMRLALGLAESVSQSTPLAAAANELYKVAKSHGLSDEDFSAVIEALKPKLKH; the protein is encoded by the exons ATGTCCTTCTTAGTCAAGCCTAGCAACTGTCACCACTTATCTCTAACTGCCATGGCAATGTCCTCAAGCTTCTGCCCTCATATTCCTAACTACTTGAGAAGTAAACCCATTTGCTCATTCTCTACcaaacctctctctctttctgtcAAGGCTTTCTCTTCTCAGTCATCCAATGCTTCATCCACAG ATGAATTGCCAGCACGTGTGGGTTTCCTTGGCCTTGGAATCATGGGTTCTCCAATGGCACTGAACCTCATAAAATCTGG GTGTGATGTGACTGTTTGGAATAGGACGAAGAGCAAATGTGATCCACTCATCAGCTTAGGTGCAAA ATATAAGCCCTCTCCTGCGGAAGTAGCTGCATCTTGTGATGTCACATTTGCCATGCTTGCCGACCCTGAAAGTGCT GTTGATGTTGCCCTAGGGAAGGATGGAGCTGCTAGTGGAATGAGTTCAGGAAAAGg GTATGTGGATGTTTCAACCGTTGATGTTGAAACTTCTAAACTGATTAGTGGTCATGTCAAAGCTGCTGGGGCATTATTTCTGGAG GCTCCAGTTTCAGGCTCAAAGAAACCAGCAGAAGATGGGCAACTAATATTTCTTACTGCAG GTGACAAATCCTTGTATGAAATAGCAGCACCGCTTTTGGACGTCATGGGGAAG TCAAGATTTTACCTTGGAGAGGTTGGAAATGGTGCTGCCATGAAACTTGTTGTCAACATGATCATGGGAAG TATGATGGCTTCATTTTCAGAAGGGTTGGTTCTCACTGAGAAAATAGGACTGGACCCAAAAGTACTAGTTGAG GTGATCTCACAGGGTGCCATTAGCTCACCAATGTACGCACTCAAAGGCCCATCAATGATTCAATCTCTCTACCCTACCGCGTTCCCCTTGAAGCACCAACAAAAG GACATGAGGCTTGCTCTCGGATTAGCAGAATCTGTTTCCCAATCTACGCCACTTGCAGCAGCTGCAAATGAACTGTACAAGGTAGCAAAGTCACATGGACTCAGCGACGAGGACTTCTCAGCAGTCATTGAAGCATTGAAACCGAAGTTGAAGCACTAG
- the LOC126798271 gene encoding fructan 6-exohydrolase-like, which yields MIYKNVYHLFYQYNPEGVEWSPSIVWAHSSSTDLVNWTPHDDALYSSEHFDINGCWSGSTTILPGGKPAIFYTGFSSDNEQVQNLAFPKNLSDPFLREWVKIPQNPLMMPTQANQIITDSFRDPTTAWLGLDNRWRVVIGSRTNKTGLAILYTSDDFLNWTMANHPFHSAEENGMWECPDFFPVSKSSQIGIDTSTNGPNVKHVLKVSLFDKGKEYYTIGTYNLDKDIYVPDEGSVESESGLRFDYGKFYASKSFFDSAKNRRILWGWVNESSTAQDDFKKGWSGLQTFPRTILLDKSGKQLVQWPIEELEKLRAEHVKMPSTEIIGGALHEVLGVTTAQADVVVTFEISHLEKTEVLDPSWTNPQILCSEKNATVSGSLGPFGLLVLASAELQEYTAVFYRIFRSHNNDKYVVLMCSDQSRSSLNENNDMTTYGAFVNVDPVHEKLSLRSLIDHSIVESFSGEGKTCITARVYPTLAVNADTHLHVFNYGRESVKVTGSAWSMKTANINRSGQKEIKRIEDIVS from the exons ATGATTTACAAGAATGTGTACCATCTTTTTTATCAATATAACCCAGAAGGTGTAGAATGGTCACCCAGCATTGTTTGGGCACATTCGTCATCAACCGATCTTGTCAATTGGACACCACATGATGATGCCCTTTACTCATCAGAACATTTTGATATTAATGGTTGTTGGTCGGGGTCTACTACAATCCTCCCGGGAGGGAAGCCAGCCATTTTCTACACCGGATTTAGCTCCGATAATGAGCAAGTTCAAAACTTGGCATTCCCCAAAAATCTCTCTGATCCATTTCTTAGAGAATGGGTTAAAATCCCACAAAACCCACTAATGATGCCAACCCAAGCTAACCAAATAATTACGGACTCATTTAGGGACCCAACCACTGCTTGGCTAGGATTAGATAATAGATGGAGAGTAGTCATTGGAAGCAGGACAAACAAAACTGGCTTAGCTATCCTGTATACAAGTGATGATTTCCTCAATTGGACCATGGCAAACCATCCTTTCCATTCAGCAGAGGAAAATGGAATGTGGGAGTGCCCAGATTTTTTCCCAGTTTCAAAGAGTAGCCAAATTGGTATTGACACATCAACAAATGGTCCGAATGTTAAACATGTGCTCAAGGTTAGCTTGTTTGATAAGGGTAAGGAGTACTACACAATTGGGACATATAACTTGGACAAGGATATCTATGTGCCCGATGAAGGATCAGTGGAAAGTGAATCGGGTTTGAGATTTGATTATGGTAAGTTTTATGCATCAAAATCCTTCTTTGACAGTGCTAAGAACAGGAGGATCTTGTGGGGCTGGGTTAATGAATCCTCAACTGCCCAAGATGACTTCAAGAAAGGATGGTCTGGACTCCAG ACTTTTCCAAGGACCATTTTGCTAGATAAGTCTGGGAAACAATTGGTCCAATGGCCCATTGAAGAACTTGAAAAACTGAGAGCAGAGCATGTAAAGATGCCGAGTACTGAAATCATTGGAGGAGCGCTACATGAAGTACTTGGAGTTACAACAGCACAA GCAGATGTAGTAGTTACATTTGAGATAAGTCATTTGGAGAAAACAGAGGTGCTAGATCCAAGTTGGACCAATCCCCAAATTCTGTGTAGCGAAAAGAATGCCACTGTTAGTGGAAGTCTTGGACCGTTTGGGTTGCTGGTTTTGGCATCAGCAGAGTTACAAGAATACACAGCAGTCTTTTATAGAATATTCAGATCTCACAACAATGACAAATATGTGGTGCTCATGTGTAGTGATCAAAGCAG ATCGTCcttaaatgaaaataatgacaTGACAACATATGGAGCATTTGTAAATGTGGATCCTGTTCATGAGAAACTATCACTAAGAAGCTTG ATCGATCACTCTATCGTAGAAAGTTTTAGTGGAGAAGGTAAGACGTGCATAACAGCCAGGGTTTATCCCACATTGGCCGTTAATGCTGATACACACTTACATGTTTTTAATTATGGAAGAGAGAGCGTAAAAGTCACAGGAAGTGCATGGAGCATGAAGACTGCAAACATTAACCGATCAGGACAGAAAGAGATTAAACGAATAGAAGATATAGTCAGCTAG